A region from the Actinoplanes sp. OR16 genome encodes:
- a CDS encoding cation diffusion facilitator family transporter: MSGFHSHASSNKVDSALESSREGLRALWISLAALGVTAALQALIVVLSGSVALLGDTVHNVADALTAVPLAIAFWLGRRAATRAYTYGFGRGEDLAGILIVAVIAASAVASALFAIDRLLSPQSITHLPWVAAAGLIGFAGNELVARYRITVGRRIGSAALVADGLHARTDGYTSLAVVLAAGGAALGWSWADPVIGLAITAAIAFVLKDAAREVYHRVMDRVDPSLVDDAEHTLRTIPGIRDISGLRLRWIGHQLHAEAGIVVDARLSLLAAHELAADAEHHLTHHIPRLTSATVHVDPDTHPGDTHHEHLAHHRHSHHHPSPA; encoded by the coding sequence GTGTCCGGCTTCCATTCGCACGCCTCCTCCAACAAGGTCGACAGCGCTCTCGAGTCGTCCCGTGAGGGGCTGCGCGCGCTCTGGATCTCGCTGGCCGCCCTCGGTGTGACGGCGGCGCTCCAGGCGCTGATCGTGGTGCTGTCCGGTTCGGTGGCGCTGCTCGGCGACACCGTGCACAACGTGGCCGACGCGCTCACCGCCGTGCCGCTGGCGATCGCGTTCTGGCTGGGGCGGCGGGCTGCCACCCGGGCTTATACGTACGGTTTCGGTCGCGGCGAAGATCTCGCCGGCATCCTGATCGTCGCCGTCATCGCCGCGTCCGCCGTCGCCTCGGCGCTCTTCGCGATCGATCGCCTGCTGAGCCCGCAGTCGATCACCCATCTGCCCTGGGTCGCCGCAGCAGGCCTGATCGGTTTCGCCGGCAACGAGCTCGTGGCCCGTTACCGCATCACCGTCGGCCGCCGCATCGGCTCGGCCGCCCTGGTCGCCGACGGCCTGCACGCCCGCACCGACGGCTACACCTCCCTGGCCGTCGTCCTCGCAGCGGGCGGCGCCGCCCTGGGCTGGAGCTGGGCAGATCCGGTCATCGGCCTGGCGATCACAGCGGCGATCGCCTTCGTGCTGAAGGACGCGGCCCGAGAGGTCTACCACCGCGTCATGGACCGCGTAGACCCTTCCCTCGTCGACGACGCCGAACACACCCTGCGCACCATCCCCGGCATCCGCGACATCTCGGGCCTGCGTCTGCGCTGGATAGGCCACCAGCTACACGCCGAGGCCGGCATAGTCGTCGACGCCCGCCTGTCCCTGCTGGCAGCCCACGAGCTGGCAGCCGACGCCGAACACCACCTGACCCACCACATTCCCCGCCTGACCAGTGCCACAGTCCACGTGGACCCCGACACCCATCCCGGCGACACTCACCACGAGCACTTGGCCCACCATCGCCACTCCCACCACCACCCGTCTCCCGCCTGA
- a CDS encoding class I SAM-dependent methyltransferase, producing the protein MSFVLFPGRHHLLTRFQADYLHDLATRNDNATIVWAVTSANHENTRRNPVPYHRREAAIERLSCQTGLRSLVVPIFDTAPTDAFAEVTLKTIAVATGIELTPANTVLACSTPEVADLYRKLGLPVALVEADPSLRTIPERPWDVLLRLAAGDEEWRRLAHPATIDVYERYRLVETIRAVVNDPLVGDEGGLTATRDYRTYVEAFADAAERKWKAVRSHVQPGRIVDVGCGAGSLLELADREPALHESDLIGVEVARHLYQECVHKKAQGVFRNANVYFYRRNVLGGAIFPDRSIDTTLTFALTHEIWSYGKQRDSLLEFARRIFEHTAPGGVWINSDVCGPADPRQPVILRLTSDDGANPAEPRHDLQDKDTAEVREYVGGLSTRARLDQFAVDFAFPFTFEALDGDAVRIELAAAMDYLTRKDYTDNWLSETHEQFCGLSFAEWSDLLTEVGFTLDPVSGPLRNDWIVENRLAPVASLADLDGKPLDWPDTHLFVVARRPHNG; encoded by the coding sequence GTGTCTTTCGTGCTCTTTCCCGGCCGCCATCACCTGCTGACCCGGTTCCAGGCCGACTATCTCCACGATCTGGCCACGAGGAACGACAACGCCACGATCGTCTGGGCGGTGACGTCCGCGAACCACGAGAACACCAGGCGCAACCCCGTCCCGTACCACCGCCGCGAGGCCGCGATCGAGCGCCTCAGCTGCCAGACCGGGTTGCGCTCCCTGGTCGTGCCGATCTTCGACACCGCGCCGACCGACGCGTTCGCCGAGGTCACGCTGAAGACGATCGCGGTGGCCACCGGCATCGAGCTGACGCCTGCGAACACCGTCCTGGCCTGCTCGACGCCGGAGGTCGCCGATCTCTACCGCAAGCTGGGACTTCCGGTCGCGCTCGTCGAGGCGGACCCATCCCTTCGTACGATCCCCGAGCGCCCGTGGGATGTGCTCCTCCGTCTTGCCGCGGGTGACGAGGAGTGGCGTCGCTTGGCGCACCCGGCCACGATCGACGTGTACGAGCGTTATCGGCTGGTCGAGACGATCCGCGCCGTGGTCAACGACCCGTTAGTGGGTGATGAGGGCGGGCTGACGGCGACACGCGACTATCGCACGTACGTCGAAGCCTTCGCGGATGCCGCCGAGCGCAAGTGGAAGGCGGTCCGGAGCCATGTGCAACCCGGCCGGATCGTGGACGTCGGCTGCGGCGCCGGATCACTGCTGGAACTGGCCGACCGCGAGCCCGCGCTGCACGAGAGCGACCTGATCGGCGTCGAGGTCGCGCGGCACCTCTACCAGGAGTGCGTGCACAAGAAGGCGCAGGGCGTCTTCCGGAACGCCAACGTCTACTTCTACCGGCGCAACGTGCTGGGCGGCGCCATCTTCCCGGACCGGTCGATCGACACGACTCTGACGTTCGCCCTCACCCACGAGATCTGGTCGTACGGGAAGCAGCGTGATTCGCTCCTGGAATTCGCCCGCCGGATCTTCGAGCACACCGCGCCCGGCGGCGTCTGGATCAACAGTGACGTGTGCGGACCGGCCGATCCGCGACAGCCGGTCATCCTGCGCCTGACCAGCGACGACGGCGCGAACCCGGCCGAGCCACGGCACGATCTTCAAGACAAGGACACCGCGGAGGTACGGGAGTACGTCGGCGGCCTCTCCACTCGTGCCCGGCTGGACCAGTTCGCCGTCGACTTCGCGTTCCCGTTCACCTTCGAGGCGCTGGACGGCGACGCGGTGCGGATCGAGCTGGCCGCCGCGATGGACTACCTGACCCGCAAGGACTACACCGACAACTGGCTGTCCGAGACGCACGAGCAGTTCTGCGGCCTCAGCTTCGCCGAGTGGTCCGACCTGCTCACCGAGGTCGGTTTCACCCTCGACCCGGTATCCGGCCCGCTCCGCAACGACTGGATCGTGGAGAACCGCCTCGCCCCGGTGGCGTCCCTGGCCGACCTCGACGGCAAGCCCCTGGACTGGCCGGACACCCACCTCTTCGTGGTGGCGCGCCGACCGCACAACGGCTGA
- a CDS encoding integrin alpha, which produces MVPPRPRSLLLRYGRAGLAVAAIICLLATTNDQSPAAGTPAMVTVAAAATAPVVSAPATVPATTCVSGASRPKVATLTPQLKVTVADPDTATVTAQFEWWTVAGEGRMGGANVSVAAGATAATTLPAGAFVSGGRYKWRVRATDGSLFSAWTSFCELQVYTGTAPSSNCAAGIDHDYNGDGIRDVAVGDPGYAANGQDGAGRVTVIYGGGVLPATSYQQGSGNIPGGPEAGDRFGHALATYDADRDGCSDLVVSAPFESSETTAGVGSIVILYGSPGGLATTKTEWFNQGSAAFAETLEAGDAFGFALSATNSLSGEPILIVGVPGEDIGTAVDAGMIHYRRGTTSAVYNGSDKPGGAAETGDQFGYSLASSPNHFAVGSPGEAIEAVTWAGVVEIFTHELISGKPKRLGTASQQALETAEQDDAFGKSIAMVAYQSSANTNESMLVIGVPGEDALGAVDAGLVHRLALTSTGFTHLGPVYQATPGIGGGSEVGDHFGEQVVVVNRQPATPVSNDTVIAAVGTPGEDFGAFADNGVIYVFPAAANPVPVASQVHRGAWPGNTTIAGELIGIGLGIDPVYLYLASSHGSGSLMRFSWSSLVQGDVAPNVTWPAPSGQVAYGASIG; this is translated from the coding sequence GTGGTTCCACCGCGCCCGCGTTCATTGCTGCTCCGCTACGGCCGCGCCGGCTTGGCCGTCGCCGCGATCATCTGCCTGCTCGCCACCACGAACGACCAGTCGCCCGCCGCCGGCACGCCCGCGATGGTCACCGTCGCAGCCGCCGCGACAGCCCCGGTCGTCTCCGCCCCGGCCACTGTGCCGGCCACCACCTGCGTCAGCGGCGCGTCGCGGCCGAAGGTCGCCACCCTCACCCCACAGCTCAAAGTGACCGTCGCCGATCCGGACACCGCCACCGTCACGGCGCAGTTCGAGTGGTGGACGGTCGCCGGTGAGGGCCGGATGGGCGGGGCGAACGTCAGCGTCGCGGCCGGTGCGACCGCCGCGACGACGCTGCCGGCGGGGGCGTTCGTCAGCGGTGGCCGGTACAAGTGGCGTGTCCGCGCGACGGACGGCAGCCTGTTCTCGGCGTGGACGTCGTTCTGCGAGCTGCAGGTCTACACCGGCACGGCGCCCTCGTCGAACTGCGCCGCCGGAATCGACCACGACTACAACGGGGACGGGATCCGCGACGTCGCCGTCGGTGACCCGGGATACGCAGCGAACGGCCAGGACGGCGCCGGCCGGGTGACCGTCATCTACGGCGGTGGCGTACTGCCGGCGACGTCGTATCAGCAGGGCTCCGGGAACATACCGGGTGGGCCGGAGGCAGGCGACCGTTTCGGCCACGCGCTGGCCACCTATGACGCCGACCGCGACGGCTGCAGCGACCTCGTGGTCAGCGCGCCGTTCGAATCGTCCGAAACCACCGCCGGGGTCGGTTCGATCGTCATCCTCTACGGCTCGCCGGGAGGCCTCGCAACGACCAAGACGGAGTGGTTCAACCAGGGCAGTGCCGCCTTCGCGGAGACTCTCGAGGCCGGTGACGCGTTCGGCTTCGCGCTCTCAGCGACGAACAGCCTGAGCGGTGAGCCGATCCTCATCGTCGGTGTGCCCGGCGAGGACATCGGCACCGCCGTCGACGCCGGCATGATCCACTACCGGCGCGGAACGACCAGCGCGGTCTACAACGGCAGCGACAAACCGGGCGGCGCGGCCGAGACCGGCGACCAGTTCGGATATTCGCTGGCATCGTCACCGAACCACTTCGCGGTGGGTTCGCCCGGCGAGGCCATCGAGGCGGTGACCTGGGCCGGAGTCGTGGAGATCTTCACTCACGAGTTGATCTCCGGCAAGCCCAAGCGCCTCGGAACCGCCTCTCAGCAGGCTCTGGAGACCGCTGAACAGGACGACGCCTTCGGGAAGTCGATCGCGATGGTGGCTTATCAGTCGAGCGCCAACACCAACGAGTCGATGCTGGTCATCGGCGTACCCGGCGAGGACGCCCTCGGGGCGGTCGACGCCGGCCTGGTGCACCGCCTGGCGCTGACCTCGACCGGCTTCACCCATCTCGGCCCGGTGTATCAAGCGACCCCGGGCATCGGCGGTGGATCCGAGGTCGGCGATCACTTCGGTGAACAGGTCGTGGTGGTGAATCGGCAGCCGGCCACGCCGGTCAGCAACGACACGGTCATCGCGGCGGTGGGTACGCCGGGCGAGGACTTCGGTGCCTTTGCCGACAACGGCGTGATCTACGTGTTCCCGGCAGCCGCCAACCCGGTGCCGGTGGCATCCCAGGTGCACCGCGGGGCCTGGCCGGGCAACACGACCATCGCCGGTGAGCTCATCGGTATCGGACTCGGCATCGATCCCGTGTATCTCTACCTCGCCAGCTCGCACGGGTCCGGCTCTCTGATGCGGTTCAGCTGGAGCTCCCTCGTGCAGGGCGACGTCGCGCCGAACGTCACCTGGCCCGCGCCGTCCGGCCAGGTGGCCTACGGCGCCTCCATCGGCTGA
- a CDS encoding VCBS repeat-containing protein has product MLFRYGRVGLAVAAIVCLLATTNDRPSPPPGDQPAMVAVAAAATAPTVTARATVPSTSCVTGASRPKVASLTPQLKVTVADADSASVTAQFEWWTVAGEARMGGANVSVAAGATAAATVPAGAFVSGGRYKWRARAFDGALYSAWTTFCEQQVYTGTAPSADCAAGIDHDYNGDGYRDVAAGDPDYNNRSGRVTVTYGNNALTGTKSFTQGSTEVPHSGVEAGEQFGFALATYDANRDGCSDLVVSTPFEGLGDQDEAGVIGIVYGSPKGLGLGTTTTLWYTSNGFATDPWEAGDWFGYSLAATNLPNGEPVLIVGTPGEDIDGVSDAGIVHYWRGTTVTPFYEGLGVAGSPEANDRVGFSLSISPNHFAIGVPGEAVGSGVFAGIMGVYSHEQVSGRPKYMGSGTEFLTDPLEQGDEFGKSMSMVAYQSAANAGESLLVVGEPGEDVNAIRDSGMLHRFKLTAAGIEYLGAVTQFTPGIGGGAEDGDHFGEHVLAVNTAPESPPTAKTVIIAVSAPGEDLGTVPDAGGVAVFAGLESTIPASSGAGRGGGGLPGVNTPGELVGNVLGGNPEFLYVGSLAGDGTLYRFPWAQMIVADRTGRVDLPAPAGEVAYGAAIG; this is encoded by the coding sequence ATGCTGTTCCGATACGGTCGCGTCGGCTTGGCCGTCGCCGCGATCGTCTGCCTGCTGGCCACCACCAACGATCGGCCGTCGCCGCCGCCCGGCGACCAGCCCGCGATGGTCGCCGTCGCCGCCGCCGCGACGGCTCCGACCGTCACCGCCCGTGCGACGGTGCCGTCCACCAGTTGCGTCACCGGCGCGTCGCGGCCGAAGGTCGCCTCGCTCACCCCGCAGCTCAAGGTCACCGTCGCCGACGCGGACAGCGCGTCGGTGACCGCGCAGTTCGAGTGGTGGACGGTCGCCGGCGAGGCGCGGATGGGCGGGGCGAACGTCAGCGTCGCCGCCGGCGCGACCGCCGCCGCCACGGTTCCGGCCGGCGCGTTCGTGAGCGGCGGCCGCTACAAGTGGCGGGCCCGTGCCTTCGACGGCGCGCTGTACTCGGCCTGGACCACCTTCTGCGAGCAGCAGGTCTACACCGGCACGGCGCCGTCGGCCGACTGCGCCGCCGGCATCGACCACGACTACAACGGGGACGGATACCGCGACGTGGCGGCCGGCGACCCGGACTACAACAACCGGTCCGGCCGGGTGACCGTCACGTACGGCAACAACGCTCTGACCGGCACCAAGTCGTTCACCCAGGGCAGCACCGAGGTCCCGCACAGCGGCGTCGAGGCCGGTGAGCAGTTCGGGTTCGCGCTCGCCACGTACGACGCCAACCGCGACGGCTGCAGCGACCTGGTGGTCAGCACGCCGTTCGAGGGCCTCGGCGACCAGGACGAGGCCGGTGTCATCGGCATCGTCTACGGCTCACCGAAGGGCCTCGGGCTCGGTACGACCACCACGCTCTGGTACACGTCGAACGGGTTCGCCACTGACCCGTGGGAGGCCGGTGACTGGTTCGGCTACTCGCTGGCCGCCACCAACCTGCCGAACGGTGAGCCGGTCCTGATCGTCGGCACGCCGGGTGAGGACATCGACGGGGTCTCCGACGCGGGCATCGTGCACTACTGGCGAGGTACGACGGTCACCCCGTTCTACGAGGGTCTCGGCGTCGCGGGCAGCCCGGAGGCCAACGACCGGGTCGGATTCTCGTTGTCGATCAGCCCCAACCACTTCGCCATCGGCGTACCGGGAGAAGCGGTCGGCTCCGGGGTCTTCGCCGGAATCATGGGCGTCTACAGCCATGAGCAGGTCAGCGGCCGGCCGAAGTACATGGGCAGTGGTACGGAGTTCCTGACCGACCCGCTCGAGCAGGGCGACGAGTTCGGCAAGTCGATGTCGATGGTCGCCTACCAGTCGGCGGCGAACGCCGGCGAGTCGCTGCTGGTCGTCGGCGAGCCCGGCGAGGACGTCAACGCCATCCGCGACTCCGGCATGCTGCACCGCTTCAAGCTGACCGCCGCCGGGATCGAGTACCTGGGCGCGGTCACCCAGTTCACCCCGGGCATCGGTGGTGGCGCCGAGGACGGCGACCACTTCGGCGAACACGTCCTCGCGGTGAACACCGCCCCGGAGTCCCCGCCGACCGCCAAGACCGTGATCATCGCGGTGTCGGCGCCGGGCGAGGACCTCGGCACCGTGCCGGACGCCGGTGGCGTGGCCGTGTTCGCGGGCCTCGAATCCACCATTCCGGCATCGTCCGGCGCCGGCCGGGGCGGCGGCGGCCTGCCCGGCGTCAACACCCCGGGTGAGCTGGTCGGCAACGTGCTCGGCGGCAACCCGGAGTTCCTCTACGTCGGCAGCCTCGCCGGCGACGGCACGCTCTACCGCTTCCCGTGGGCCCAGATGATCGTCGCCGACCGGACCGGGCGCGTGGACCTGCCCGCACCGGCCGGCGAGGTCGCCTACGGCGCGGCGATCGGGTGA